A single region of the Brienomyrus brachyistius isolate T26 chromosome 10, BBRACH_0.4, whole genome shotgun sequence genome encodes:
- the LOC125750929 gene encoding serine/threonine-protein kinase PLK3-like isoform X2, with amino-acid sequence MSVSEPSRAQMASEVPEILVDPKTLRSYSRDELLGQGASGKCYKMTDLETGDTYAVKVIRLYSWGVEEVCEEVQILKTLRHKNVVGFSHSFEDDKFLYIFMELCSGQTLGDILKARGTLTEPEVRYYVHQLISGLTYIHRQGYVHRDIKLENLFVSDQMKLKIGDFGLAVKLEPRDKEVCGTPVYMAPEVWKREGYGTEAEVWALGCVMYQLLIGEIPFDHDDRSEMLKNIKEAKFILPKNLHSEAGKLIEKIFQIDPRDRPSLSHIRRHKFFRKGFTPKTLPASSCNTPPQHKAVNPFRKIFNRFMRLIRKKRSRVEPLREDAEQSGLEIPQPVESLRVLEDVNRPMNEKIDLVQLVKVVEGPVGRLYSASAVTPHTSVPPPAPCTLLFQ; translated from the exons GGCGCTTCTGGCAAATGCTATAAGATGACCGATCTTGAAACTGGCGACACCTATGCTGTTAAGGTCATACGGCTATATTCCTGGGGAGTGGAGGAG GTCTGTGAAGaagtacagattttaaaaacACTGCGCCACAAGAATGTGGTGGGCTTCTCCCACTCTTTCGAAGATGATAAGTTCCTGTACATTTTCATGGAGTTGTGCAGTGGGCAG acactcggtgacattttaaaagctcGGGGGACTCTGACTGAGCCCGAAGTGCGCTACTATGTTCACCAGCTGATTTCGGGGTTGACATACATCCACCGGCAAGGTTACGTCCACAGGGACATCAAGTTGG AAAACTTATTTGTCAGTGACCAAATGAAGCTGAAAATTGGGGATTTTGGACTGGCGGTCAAGCTGGAGCCGAGGGACAA agAAGTCTGTGGTACTCCCGTCTATATGGCTCCAGAAGTATGGAAGCGAGAAGGATATGGAACCGAAGCAGAAgtctgggcactgggctgtgtcat gtaccAGCTTCTGATTGGGGAAATCCCATTTGATCACGACGATCGCTCTGAAATGTTGAAGAACATAAAAGAAGCAAAATTTATTCTACCTAAGAACCTTCATTCTGAGGCTGGAAAACTAAtagaaaaaatatttcaaatcgaCCCACGAGATCGCCCGTCACTATCACATATCCGTCGCCACAAGTTCTTCAGAAAG GGCTTCACTCCAAAGACACTGCCAGCTAGTAGCTGCAATACACCACCACAGCATAAAGCAGTCAACCCATTCAGAAAGATTTTCAACCGTTTCATGCGCCTGATACGAAAAAAGCGATCCAGAG TTGAGCCTTTACGGGAGGATGCCGAGCAGAGTGGACTTGAGATCCCCCAGCCTGTGGAGTCACTCCGTGTTCTAGAGGATGTCAACAGACCAATGAATGAAAAAATTGACCTGGTCCAGTTGGTCAAAGTGGTTGAG GGACCTGTAGGCAGGCTGTACTCAGCAAGTGCAGTGACGCCCCACACCTCAGTgcctcccccagctccctgtaCACTCCTGTTTCAATAA